One Kineococcus aurantiacus genomic window carries:
- a CDS encoding flavin reductase family protein, with protein MVPAGEDPAALRSTFALFPSGVAALSAVVPGEDGPEPVVLVASSFQVGISLDPPLVLFAVQHTSTSWPRLKAAAETGTRIGVSVLGEAHDLAARQLASRAGDRFAGITTTTLDSGAHFVHGAPVWLECSVHSQSPAGDHDVVLLQVHSLGGAPGTEPLVWHSSGFRTLTPKVGA; from the coding sequence ATGGTCCCCGCCGGCGAGGACCCCGCAGCGCTGCGCTCGACCTTCGCCCTGTTCCCCTCCGGCGTCGCCGCGCTGTCGGCCGTCGTGCCCGGCGAGGACGGTCCCGAGCCGGTCGTCCTGGTCGCCTCCTCCTTCCAGGTGGGCATCTCCCTGGACCCCCCGCTGGTCCTGTTCGCCGTCCAGCACACCTCCACCAGCTGGCCCCGGCTCAAGGCCGCCGCCGAGACCGGCACCCGCATCGGCGTCTCGGTGCTGGGCGAGGCCCACGACCTCGCCGCCCGCCAGCTCGCCTCCCGGGCCGGCGACCGCTTCGCCGGGATCACGACCACCACCCTCGACTCCGGGGCCCACTTCGTGCACGGCGCACCCGTCTGGCTGGAGTGCTCGGTCCACTCGCAGTCCCCCGCCGGCGACCACGACGTCGTCCTCCTCCAGGTCCACAGCCTCGGCGGTGCCCCCGGCACCGAACCCCTGGTGTGGCACTCCT